The proteins below are encoded in one region of Juglans microcarpa x Juglans regia isolate MS1-56 chromosome 4D, Jm3101_v1.0, whole genome shotgun sequence:
- the LOC121259695 gene encoding myosin-binding protein 1-like isoform X2 — MATSMTSSAKPYTTHWSFTTALSSAVLEWLLIIFLFVNALFSFLLTKFSRYCKLQMPCLLCSRLDHVFRGEKSGYLWDLICGHHKLEISNLVLCHAHNKLVDVRGLCETCLFSFATINKSNAETYRLLVGKLGEDTLCGFDQDPLIEGHKICSSSIRHCSCCNEPWVLRSHPPKLIQTKSVGFEAAEFDAPLSVVVGLDQDDLKKRREKPSVPVRASNPRNSERDSLSHVGYTELKVNSDTESEVLYSDDDGDGDGSALLRETDASKDDHAIQSSHLEPLIITLADVLATENLIIADSAPEASSSTSLVQLNSIDVHGSTSGSTIVVIKNGLEEFNWQQPNSKASSPAPTEADSKANSNTPNDLISLDDVTPSSNTLETTIEVSKECYLRRNNEVARTPVVEFGSFGEINDERTAPTTSSKFDLETKPISGDSAQQASDLLDLGDAYKIAVGNRGRQLSGVLVEQWVGKDSSRLSEDLKLLFSQLSGTRGIEQSMNEKSPKFSVNTGELKTADVSYSTGMKILQKCVSLEKNESGLSVDGSTFQKRIALERNVSGLSLDASAPQTTSLSLDGSTLQNRTSLERNESGFSLDGSTLQKRISLERNESGLSLDGSIVSELEGESLIDRLKRQIEHDRKHMSALYKELEEERNASAVAVNQAMAMITKLQEEKATVHMEALQCLRLMEEQSEYDMEGLQKANDLLAEKEKEMQDLEAELEFYRNKYPNESILENVAEETCDMKAIDIGIDHSESLSVENSASVLRNSATAKLDICDKVEEKQTQLGNSNTGAMKNELFELEDERSYVLQCLKNLEKKLYLLSSNGVFLENGEYPKNEGDGKSELKESNFEGETQENEAVEEDDLSIQHDGSVSSANLNTQASLEQAQLICKENVEFDSAAQGSYVLHRETDLASIEDEVSDLKGRLEALEADRSFLEHTINSVRNGEEGLQLIREVASHLRELRRIGIRRKDPTIA, encoded by the exons ATGGCTACCTCGATGACTTCGTCTGCCAAACCATACACAACTCACTGGAGTTTTACCACCGCTCTGTCTTCTGCTGTTCTTGAATGGCTGCTTattatctttttgtttgttaatGCCTTGTTCTCATTCTTACTTACAAAGTTTTCTCGTTACTGCAAATTGCAAATGCCTTGTTTACTGTGCTCAAGACTTGATCACGTTTTTCGCGGTGAGAAATCGGGATACCTTTGGGATTTGATCTGCGGCCATCATAAGTTGGAGATTTCTAACTTAGTTCTTTGCCATGCTCACAATAAGCTTGTAGACGTTCGTGGATTATGCGAAACTTGTCTCTTCTCGTTTGCCACGATCAATAAATCCAATGCTGAAACATACAGGTTATTGGTGGGCAAATTGGGGGAGGATACTCTCTGTGGCTTTGATCAGGACCCCTTAATTGAGGGACATAAAATCTGTTCTTCAAGCATTAGGCATTGTTCTTGTTGCAATGAACCATGGGTTTTAAGAAGCCATCCTCCAAAGTTGATTCAGACCAAATCAGTTGGCTTTGAAGCTGCTGAGTTTGATGCACCTTTATCAGTTGTGGTTGGACTTGATCAGGATGACctgaagaagagaagagaaaaaccATCTGTGCCAGTTAGAGCCTCTAATCCGAGAAATAGTGAGCGAGATTCTTTGTCTCATGTAGGATACACAGAGCTTAAGGTTAATTCAGATACTGAATCTGAAGTCCTGTACTCTGACGAcgatggtgatggtgatggtaGTGCATTGCTTCGTGAAACTGATGCTTCCAAAGATGATCATGCTATTCAAAGTTCACATTTGGAGCCACTTATAATTACTCTGGCTGATGTTTTGGCCACTGAGAACCTGATAATTGCAGATTCTGCACCGGAGGCTTCCTCGTCAACTTCGCTGGTGCAGTTAAATTCTATTGATGTCCATGGCAGTACATCAGGCTCTACAATTGTTGTTATTAAGAATGGTCTAGAGGAATTCAATTGGCAACAACCAAATAGCAAAGCCAGTTCCCCTGCTCCAACTGAAGCTGATAGCAAGGCCAATTCCAATACTCCAAATGATCTTATTTCCCTTGATGATGTCACTCCATCATCAAATACTCTGGAAACCACAATTGAAGTATCAAAAGAATGCT ATCTTAGAAGAAACAATGAAGTTGCGAGAACACCTGTGGTGGAGTTTGGATCCTTCGGGGAAATCAATGATGAAAGAACTGCACCAACTACATCATCCAAATTTGATCTAGAAACAAAGCCCATTTCAGGTGACTCTGCTCAGCAAGCATCTGACTTATTGGATCTTGGTGATGCTTATAAGATAGCTGTTGGCAATAGAGGAAGACAATTGTCTGGTGTTCTTGTAGAACAATGGGTTGGGAAGGATTCTTCCAGACTTAGTGAAGATTTGAAGCTCTTATTCTCACAGTTATCTGGCACTCGAGGGATTGAGCAATCAATGAACGAAAAGAGTCCTAAATTTTCTGTAAATACTGGCGAATTGAAGACTGCTGATGTTTCTTACTCTACTGGAATGAAGATACTTCAAAAGTGTGTCtcacttgaaaaaaatgagtctGGTTTATCTGTGGATGGAAGCACATTTCAGAAGAGAATCGCACTTGAGCGAAACGTGTCTGGTTTGTCTTTGGATGCAAGTGCACCTCAGACAACTAGTTTATCTTTGGATGGAAGCACACTTCAGAACAGAACCTCACTTGAACGAAATGAGTCTGGTTTCTCTCTGGACGGAAGCACACTTCAAAAAAGGATCTCACTTGAGAGAAATGAGTCTGGCTTGTCTCTTGATGGAAGCATTGTCAGCGAACTTGAAGGTGAAAGTTTGATTGATAGATTAAAACGACAGATTGAACATGATAGGAAGCATATGAGTGCATTATATAAGGAgttggaagaagaaagaaatgctTCTGCTGTTGCAGTCAATCAGGCCATGGCCATGATTACTAAATTGCAGGAGGAGAAGGCAACCGTCCATATGGAAGCCTTGCAATGCCTACGACTGATGGAAGAGCAATCCGAATACGATATGGAAGGACTGCAAAAAGCAAATGACCTTCTTgcagagaaggaaaaagagatgCAAGATCTAGAAGCCGAGCTTGAATTTTATAGGAATAAATATCCAAATGAATCAATTCTGGAGAATGTGGCGGAGGAAACTTGTGATATGAAGGCAATAGATATTGGAATTGATCATTCAGAATCTCTTTCTGTTGAGAATAGTGCAAGTGTTCTTAGAAACTCAGCTACTGCCAAACTTGATATCTGTGataaagttgaagaaaaacaGACCCAATTGGGGAATAGCAATACAGGTGCCATGAAGAATGAATTATTTGAGTTAGAAGATGAAAGGTCATATGTTTTGCAATGTTTGAAGAATTTAGAGAAGAAGCTTTATCTGTTATCTAGTAATGGTGTATTCTTGGAAAATGGTGAATATCCTAAAAATGAAGGAGATGGAAAAAGTGAGTTGAAAGAGTCCAATTTTGAAGGGGAAACTCAAGAAAACGAAGCAGTAGAAGAGGATGATTTGTCAATACAACATGATGGATCTGTATCTAGTGCTAATCTGAATACCCAAGCATCACTCGAGCAAGCTCAGCTCATTTGcaaggaaaatgttgaatttgatAGTGCTGCGCAAGGCTCTTATGTACTCCATAGGGAAACTGATTTAGCTTCTATTGAAGATGAGGTTTCAGATTTGAAAGGTAGATTGGAAGCACTTGAGGCAGACCGAAGTTTTCTTGAGCACACCATTAACTCAGTCAGAAACGGAGAGGAAGGGCTTCAATTAATTCGGGAGGTAGCTTCTCACTTGCGAGAATTACGAAGAATTGGTATAAGAAGAAAAGATCCAACCATTGCTTGA
- the LOC121259695 gene encoding myosin-binding protein 1-like isoform X1 translates to MATSMTSSAKPYTTHWSFTTALSSAVLEWLLIIFLFVNALFSFLLTKFSRYCKLQMPCLLCSRLDHVFRGEKSGYLWDLICGHHKLEISNLVLCHAHNKLVDVRGLCETCLFSFATINKSNAETYRLLVGKLGEDTLCGFDQDPLIEGHKICSSSIRHCSCCNEPWVLRSHPPKLIQTKSVGFEAAEFDAPLSVVVGLDQDDLKKRREKPSVPVRASNPRNSERDSLSHVGYTELKVNSDTESEVLYSDDDGDGDGSALLRETDASKDDHAIQSSHLEPLIITLADVLATENLIIADSAPEASSSTSLVQLNSIDVHGSTSGSTIVVIKNGLEEFNWQQPNSKASSPAPTEADSKANSNTPNDLISLDDVTPSSNTLETTIEVSKECLDLRRNNEVARTPVVEFGSFGEINDERTAPTTSSKFDLETKPISGDSAQQASDLLDLGDAYKIAVGNRGRQLSGVLVEQWVGKDSSRLSEDLKLLFSQLSGTRGIEQSMNEKSPKFSVNTGELKTADVSYSTGMKILQKCVSLEKNESGLSVDGSTFQKRIALERNVSGLSLDASAPQTTSLSLDGSTLQNRTSLERNESGFSLDGSTLQKRISLERNESGLSLDGSIVSELEGESLIDRLKRQIEHDRKHMSALYKELEEERNASAVAVNQAMAMITKLQEEKATVHMEALQCLRLMEEQSEYDMEGLQKANDLLAEKEKEMQDLEAELEFYRNKYPNESILENVAEETCDMKAIDIGIDHSESLSVENSASVLRNSATAKLDICDKVEEKQTQLGNSNTGAMKNELFELEDERSYVLQCLKNLEKKLYLLSSNGVFLENGEYPKNEGDGKSELKESNFEGETQENEAVEEDDLSIQHDGSVSSANLNTQASLEQAQLICKENVEFDSAAQGSYVLHRETDLASIEDEVSDLKGRLEALEADRSFLEHTINSVRNGEEGLQLIREVASHLRELRRIGIRRKDPTIA, encoded by the exons ATGGCTACCTCGATGACTTCGTCTGCCAAACCATACACAACTCACTGGAGTTTTACCACCGCTCTGTCTTCTGCTGTTCTTGAATGGCTGCTTattatctttttgtttgttaatGCCTTGTTCTCATTCTTACTTACAAAGTTTTCTCGTTACTGCAAATTGCAAATGCCTTGTTTACTGTGCTCAAGACTTGATCACGTTTTTCGCGGTGAGAAATCGGGATACCTTTGGGATTTGATCTGCGGCCATCATAAGTTGGAGATTTCTAACTTAGTTCTTTGCCATGCTCACAATAAGCTTGTAGACGTTCGTGGATTATGCGAAACTTGTCTCTTCTCGTTTGCCACGATCAATAAATCCAATGCTGAAACATACAGGTTATTGGTGGGCAAATTGGGGGAGGATACTCTCTGTGGCTTTGATCAGGACCCCTTAATTGAGGGACATAAAATCTGTTCTTCAAGCATTAGGCATTGTTCTTGTTGCAATGAACCATGGGTTTTAAGAAGCCATCCTCCAAAGTTGATTCAGACCAAATCAGTTGGCTTTGAAGCTGCTGAGTTTGATGCACCTTTATCAGTTGTGGTTGGACTTGATCAGGATGACctgaagaagagaagagaaaaaccATCTGTGCCAGTTAGAGCCTCTAATCCGAGAAATAGTGAGCGAGATTCTTTGTCTCATGTAGGATACACAGAGCTTAAGGTTAATTCAGATACTGAATCTGAAGTCCTGTACTCTGACGAcgatggtgatggtgatggtaGTGCATTGCTTCGTGAAACTGATGCTTCCAAAGATGATCATGCTATTCAAAGTTCACATTTGGAGCCACTTATAATTACTCTGGCTGATGTTTTGGCCACTGAGAACCTGATAATTGCAGATTCTGCACCGGAGGCTTCCTCGTCAACTTCGCTGGTGCAGTTAAATTCTATTGATGTCCATGGCAGTACATCAGGCTCTACAATTGTTGTTATTAAGAATGGTCTAGAGGAATTCAATTGGCAACAACCAAATAGCAAAGCCAGTTCCCCTGCTCCAACTGAAGCTGATAGCAAGGCCAATTCCAATACTCCAAATGATCTTATTTCCCTTGATGATGTCACTCCATCATCAAATACTCTGGAAACCACAATTGAAGTATCAAAAGAATGCT TAGATCTTAGAAGAAACAATGAAGTTGCGAGAACACCTGTGGTGGAGTTTGGATCCTTCGGGGAAATCAATGATGAAAGAACTGCACCAACTACATCATCCAAATTTGATCTAGAAACAAAGCCCATTTCAGGTGACTCTGCTCAGCAAGCATCTGACTTATTGGATCTTGGTGATGCTTATAAGATAGCTGTTGGCAATAGAGGAAGACAATTGTCTGGTGTTCTTGTAGAACAATGGGTTGGGAAGGATTCTTCCAGACTTAGTGAAGATTTGAAGCTCTTATTCTCACAGTTATCTGGCACTCGAGGGATTGAGCAATCAATGAACGAAAAGAGTCCTAAATTTTCTGTAAATACTGGCGAATTGAAGACTGCTGATGTTTCTTACTCTACTGGAATGAAGATACTTCAAAAGTGTGTCtcacttgaaaaaaatgagtctGGTTTATCTGTGGATGGAAGCACATTTCAGAAGAGAATCGCACTTGAGCGAAACGTGTCTGGTTTGTCTTTGGATGCAAGTGCACCTCAGACAACTAGTTTATCTTTGGATGGAAGCACACTTCAGAACAGAACCTCACTTGAACGAAATGAGTCTGGTTTCTCTCTGGACGGAAGCACACTTCAAAAAAGGATCTCACTTGAGAGAAATGAGTCTGGCTTGTCTCTTGATGGAAGCATTGTCAGCGAACTTGAAGGTGAAAGTTTGATTGATAGATTAAAACGACAGATTGAACATGATAGGAAGCATATGAGTGCATTATATAAGGAgttggaagaagaaagaaatgctTCTGCTGTTGCAGTCAATCAGGCCATGGCCATGATTACTAAATTGCAGGAGGAGAAGGCAACCGTCCATATGGAAGCCTTGCAATGCCTACGACTGATGGAAGAGCAATCCGAATACGATATGGAAGGACTGCAAAAAGCAAATGACCTTCTTgcagagaaggaaaaagagatgCAAGATCTAGAAGCCGAGCTTGAATTTTATAGGAATAAATATCCAAATGAATCAATTCTGGAGAATGTGGCGGAGGAAACTTGTGATATGAAGGCAATAGATATTGGAATTGATCATTCAGAATCTCTTTCTGTTGAGAATAGTGCAAGTGTTCTTAGAAACTCAGCTACTGCCAAACTTGATATCTGTGataaagttgaagaaaaacaGACCCAATTGGGGAATAGCAATACAGGTGCCATGAAGAATGAATTATTTGAGTTAGAAGATGAAAGGTCATATGTTTTGCAATGTTTGAAGAATTTAGAGAAGAAGCTTTATCTGTTATCTAGTAATGGTGTATTCTTGGAAAATGGTGAATATCCTAAAAATGAAGGAGATGGAAAAAGTGAGTTGAAAGAGTCCAATTTTGAAGGGGAAACTCAAGAAAACGAAGCAGTAGAAGAGGATGATTTGTCAATACAACATGATGGATCTGTATCTAGTGCTAATCTGAATACCCAAGCATCACTCGAGCAAGCTCAGCTCATTTGcaaggaaaatgttgaatttgatAGTGCTGCGCAAGGCTCTTATGTACTCCATAGGGAAACTGATTTAGCTTCTATTGAAGATGAGGTTTCAGATTTGAAAGGTAGATTGGAAGCACTTGAGGCAGACCGAAGTTTTCTTGAGCACACCATTAACTCAGTCAGAAACGGAGAGGAAGGGCTTCAATTAATTCGGGAGGTAGCTTCTCACTTGCGAGAATTACGAAGAATTGGTATAAGAAGAAAAGATCCAACCATTGCTTGA